A single genomic interval of uncultured Sphaerochaeta sp. harbors:
- the mazF gene encoding endoribonuclease MazF — protein sequence MVSNVYIPEEGDIVWLDFTPPPGHEQEGRRPGLVVSPKKYNRIGLALICPITSKQKGYPFEISLSSSDGFTSGVVLADQIRSLDWKARNASFKETAGSAVVDGVKDLLMLLIGK from the coding sequence ATGGTAAGTAATGTCTATATCCCTGAGGAGGGCGATATTGTGTGGTTGGACTTCACTCCTCCGCCCGGTCATGAGCAAGAGGGAAGAAGACCTGGATTGGTGGTAAGCCCCAAGAAATACAACAGGATAGGATTGGCTTTGATTTGTCCAATTACTAGTAAGCAAAAAGGGTATCCTTTCGAAATATCTCTATCCAGTAGTGATGGCTTTACCTCTGGTGTTGTCTTGGCTGACCAGATACGAAGCCTCGATTGGAAGGCAAGAAATGCTTCTTTCAAGGAAACCGCCGGTTCTGCTGTGGTCGATGGTGTCAAGGATTTGTTGATGCTCTTGATCGGGAAATGA